One region of Kogia breviceps isolate mKogBre1 chromosome 17, mKogBre1 haplotype 1, whole genome shotgun sequence genomic DNA includes:
- the ARHGAP39 gene encoding rho GTPase-activating protein 39 isoform X4: MSQTQDYECESRHAGLQESRISGASTRLEWVEIIEPRTRERMYANLVTGECVWDPPAGVRIKRTSENQWWELFDPNTSRFYYYNATTQRTVWHRPQDCDIIPLAKLQTLKQNTESPRASAENSPGRGSGVSHDGSTSSSLEPELDAGDKVPETVGRSSRQAVLGAVKEESGSSSPSGGLLEKDYEIYPDYSADGHLLHCRTSSLRWNSGTKERMLIKVADREPSFLSPQGNGYPLDSQPRGRSRRPSGGQHSPSLQTFTPDADSPVFFSERRPSPFPKRAERGSCSPLLAQPRKPATDSQPSSPRYAYEPPLYEEPPVEYQAPIYDEPPMDVQFEAGGGYQAGSPRRSPSRKPPKQASASPYQQLVLTRQKCPERYLSLEYSPAGKEYVRQLVYVEQAGSSPKLRAGPRHKYAPHPGGGSLSLQPSPCLLRDQRLGVTSGDYSSMEGPELRSAQPPVPLPQAQDDAMSWSSQQDTMSSTGCSPSTRKRKSRNPSACHGPSALPTEGPGDRDPHGQQPLTEERPLCSPSLAPTKRAEGEAREGDGTRGEAEPFLAQARLAWEAQQAHLHMKQRGSWDSQQDGSGYESDGAVPLPMPGPVVRAFSEDEALAQQESKHWQRGALDRLAFPQVLLEKSVSVQTSLASPEPYLHPSQSEDLGTCAQFESSRQTRSVMPSASCVFPTFTLRKPSSETDIENWASKHFNKHTQGLFRRKVSIANMLAWSSESIKKPMIVTSDRHVKKEACEVFKLIQMYMGDRRAKADPLHVALEIATKGWSVQGLRDELYIQLCRQTTENFRLESLARGWELMAICLAFFPPTPKFHSYLEGYIYRHMDPVNDTKVTQHMKALLERNTKKKSKLRKKPKPYVEEPDGVAISTYAKYCYHKLQKAALTGAKKGLKKPNVEEIRHAQNAVFSPSLFGSALQEVMSMQKERYPDRQLPWVQTRLSEEVLALNGDQTEGIFRVPGDIDEVNALKLQVDQWKVPTGLEDPHVPASLLKLWYRELEEPLIPHEFYEQCIAHYESPEAAVAVVHALPRINRLVLCYLIRFLQPANVAITKMDVSNLAMVMAPNCLRCRSDDPRIIFENTRKEMSFLRVLIQHLDTTFMEGVL; this comes from the exons ATGTCCCAGACACAGGACTACGAATGCGAGAGCCGTCACGCCGGCCTGCAGGAGTCTCGGATTTCAGGAGCTAGCACGAG GCTGGAGTGGGTGGAGATTATCGAGCCGCGCACGCGCGAGCGCATGTACGCCAACCTGGTCACGGGCGAGTGCGTGTGGGACCCGCCGGCCGGCGTACGCATCAAGCGCACCAGCGAGAACCAGTGGTGGGAGCTCTTCGACCCCAACACGTCGCGCTTCTACTACTACAACGCCACCACCCAGCGCACGGTGTGGCACCGGCCGCAGGACTGCGACATCATCCCCCTGGCCAAGCTGCAGACCCTGAAGCAGAACACCGAGTCCCCCAGAGCCTCGGCTGAGAACAGCCCTGGGAGAGGCAGCGGCGTCAGCCATGATGGCAGCACCAGCTCGTCCCTGGAGCCCGAGCTGGATGCCGGCGACAAGGTGCCGGAGACTGTGGGGCGATCCAGCCGGCAGGCCGTGCTCGGGGCGGTGAAGGAGGAGAGCGGCAG TTCCTCACCGTCAGGAGGTCTCCTTGAGAAGGACTATGAAATTTACCCGGATTACAGCGCCGATGGCCACCTTCTGCACTGCAG gaCCTCCTCGCTCCGCTGGAACTCGGGCACCAAGGAGCGCATGCTCATCAAAGTTGCCGACAGGGAGCCCAGCTTCCTCTCCCCCCAGGGCAACGGCTACCCCCTGGACAGCCAGCCCAGGGGTCGCTCCCGCAGACCCTCCGGGGGACAGCACTCGCCCAGCCTACAGACCTTCACCCCCGACGCAGACAGCCCTGTCTTCTTCTCAGAGCGGAGGCCGTCGCCCTTCCCGAAGAGGGCTGAGCGAGGGAGCTGCTCCCCACTGCTGGCCCAGCCCCGCAAGCCCGCCACCGACTCTCAGCCGTCCTCCCCGCGTTATGCCTACGAGCCCCCACTCTACGAAGAGCCCCCCGTGGAGTACCAGGCCCCCATCTATGACGAGCCCCCCATGGATGTGCAGTTTGAGGCTGGTGGGGGCTATCAGGCTGGCTCGCCTCGGCGGTCTCCCAGCCGCAAGCCGCCCAAGCAGGCCTCCGCGTCGCCCTACCAGCAGCTGGTGCTCACCAGGCAGAAGTGCCCCGAGCGCTACCTGAGCCTGGAGTACAGCCCGGCCGGCAAGGAGTATGTCCGCCAGCTGGTGTATGTGGAGCAGGCCGGCTCCAGCCCCAAGCTGCGCGCGGGCCCGAGGCACAAGTACGCGCCCCACCCAGGTGGCGGTTCCCTctccctgcagcccagcccctgcctgctgcGCGACCAGCGCCTGGGGGTCACGTCCGGGGACTACAGCAGCATGGAGGGGCCCGAGCTGCGGTCTGCCCAGCCGCCCGTGCCACTGCCCCAGGCCCAGGACGATGCCATGTCCTGGTCCAGCCAGCAGGACACCATGTCCTCGACAGGCTGCTCTCCCAGCACACGCAAGAGGAAGAGCAGGAACCCCTCTGCGTGCCACGGCCCCAGCGCCCTGCCCACTGAGGGCCCCGGGGACCGCGACCCACACGGCCAGCAGCCCCTGACGGAAGAGCGGCCCCTGTGCAGCCCCAGCCTGGCGCCCACAAAGCGTGCAGAGGGCGAGGCGCGTGAAGGGGACGGGACCCGGGGCGAGGCCGAGCCCTTCCTGGCTCAGGCCCGGCTGGCCTGGGAGGCGCAGCAGGCCCACTTGCACATGAAGCAGAGGGGCAGCTGGGACTCACAGCAGGACGGCTCGGGCTACGAGAGCGACGGGGCCGTGCCGCTGCCCATGCCTGGGCCTGTGGTGCGCGCCTTCAGCGAGGATGAGGCGCTGGCCCAGCAGGAGAGCAAGCACTGGCAGAGGGGCGCCTTGGATAGGCTCGCCTTCCCCCAGGTCCTGCTCGAGAAGAGCGTCTCTGTGCAGACCAGCCTGGCCTCCCCGGAGCCCTACCTCCACCCCTCTCAG TCTGAGGACCTTGGCACCTGCGCCCAGTTCGAGAGCAGCCGGCAGACCCGGAGCGTGATGCCCAGTGCCAGCTGCGTGTTCCCCACCTTCACACTTCGCAAGCCGTCCTCGGAGACTGACATCGAGAACTGGGCCTCCAAGCACTTCAACAAACACACACAGGGCCTCTTCCGGCGGAAGGTGTCCATTGCCAACATGCTGGCGTGGAGCAGCGAGTCCATCAAGAAGCCCATGATCGTGACCAGCGACCGCCACGTGAAGAAGGAGGCCTGTGAGGTCTTCAAGCTGATCCAGATGTACATGGGCGACCGGCGCGCCAAGGCTGACCCACTGCACGTGGCCCTGGAGATCGCCACCAAGGGCTGGAGCGTCCAGGGCCTGCGGGACGAGCTCTACATCCAGCTGTGCCGGCAGACCACCGAGAACTTCCGCCTCGAGAGCCTGGCCCGCGGCTGGGAGCTCATGGCCATCTGCCTGGCCTTCTTCCCGCCCACGCCCAAGTTCCACTCCTACCTGGAGGGCTACATCTACCGGCACATGGACCCCGTCAACGACACCAAAG TGACACAGCACATGAAAGCGCTCCTGGAAAGGAACACTAAGAAGAAGTCCAAGTTGAGAAAGAAACCCAAGCCTTATGTTGAGGAGCCGGATG GGGTGGCAATAAGCACATATGCCAAGTACTGTTACCACAAGCTGCAGAAGGCAGCCCTGACTGGGGCCAAGAAG GGGCTGAAGAAGCCCAACGTGGAGGAGATCCGGCACGCCCAGAACGCCGTGTTCAGCCCGTCCCTGTTTGGCAGCGCGCTGCAGGAGGTCATGAGCATGCAGAAGGAACGCTACCCCGACCGGCAGCTGCCTTGGGTGCAGACTCGGCTGTCAGAGGAGGTGCTTGCGCTCAACGGCGACCAGACGGAAGGCATCTTCAG AGTCCCTGGGGACATTGATGAGGTGAATGCCCTGAAGCTACAGGTGGACCAGTGGAAGGTGCCTACAGGTCTGGAGGACCCCCACGTCCCAG CGTCGCTGCTGAAGCTGTGGTACCGGGAGCTGGAGGAGCCCCTGATCCCCCACGAGTTCTACGAGCAGTGCATCGCGCACTACGAGAGCCCCGAGGCCGCCGTGGCCGTGGTGCACGCGCTGCCCCGCATCAACCGCCTGGTGCTGTGCTACCTCATCCGTTTCCTCCAG CCCGCCAATGTGGCCATCACCAAGATGGACGTCAGCAACTTGGCCATGGTGATGGCGCCCAACTGCCTGCGCTGCCGCTCGGACGACCCGCGCATTATCTTTGAGAACACTCGCAAGGAGATGTCCTTCCTGCGCGTGCTCATCCAGCACCTGGACACCACCTTCATGGAGGGCGTGCTATAG
- the ARHGAP39 gene encoding rho GTPase-activating protein 39 isoform X3, translated as MSQTQDYECESRHAGLQESRISGASTRLEWVEIIEPRTRERMYANLVTGECVWDPPAGVRIKRTSENQWWELFDPNTSRFYYYNATTQRTVWHRPQDCDIIPLAKLQTLKQNTESPRASAENSPGRGSGVSHDGSTSSSLEPELDAGDKVPETVGRSSRQAVLGAVKEESGSSSPSGGLLEKDYEIYPDYSADGHLLHCRTSSLRWNSGTKERMLIKVADREPSFLSPQGNGYPLDSQPRGRSRRPSGGQHSPSLQTFTPDADSPVFFSERRPSPFPKRAERGSCSPLLAQPRKPATDSQPSSPRYAYEPPLYEEPPVEYQAPIYDEPPMDVQFEAGGGYQAGSPRRSPSRKPPKQASASPYQQLVLTRQKCPERYLSLEYSPAGKEYVRQLVYVEQAGSSPKLRAGPRHKYAPHPGGGSLSLQPSPCLLRDQRLGVTSGDYSSMEGPELRSAQPPVPLPQAQDDAMSWSSQQDTMSSTGCSPSTRKRKSRNPSACHGPSALPTEGPGDRDPHGQQPLTEERPLCSPSLAPTKRAEGEAREGDGTRGEAEPFLAQARLAWEAQQAHLHMKQRGSWDSQQDGSGYESDGAVPLPMPGPVVRAFSEDEALAQQESKHWQRGALDRLAFPQVLLEKSVSVQTSLASPEPYLHPSQSEDLGTCAQFESSRQTRSVMPSASCVFPTFTLRKPSSETDIENWASKHFNKHTQGLFRRKVSIANMLAWSSESIKKPMIVTSDRHVKKEACEVFKLIQMYMGDRRAKADPLHVALEIATKGWSVQGLRDELYIQLCRQTTENFRLESLARGWELMAICLAFFPPTPKFHSYLEGYIYRHMDPVNDTKVTQHMKALLERNTKKKSKLRKKPKPYVEEPDGVAISTYAKYCYHKLQKAALTGAKKGLKKPNVEEIRHAQNAVFSPSLFGSALQEVMSMQKERYPDRQLPWVQTRLSEEVLALNGDQTEGIFRVPGDIDEVNALKLQVDQWKVPTGLEDPHVPASLLKLWYRELEEPLIPHEFYEQCIAHYESPEAAVAVVHALPRINRLVLCYLIRFLQVFVQPANVAITKMDVSNLAMVMAPNCLRCRSDDPRIIFENTRKEMSFLRVLIQHLDTTFMEGVL; from the exons ATGTCCCAGACACAGGACTACGAATGCGAGAGCCGTCACGCCGGCCTGCAGGAGTCTCGGATTTCAGGAGCTAGCACGAG GCTGGAGTGGGTGGAGATTATCGAGCCGCGCACGCGCGAGCGCATGTACGCCAACCTGGTCACGGGCGAGTGCGTGTGGGACCCGCCGGCCGGCGTACGCATCAAGCGCACCAGCGAGAACCAGTGGTGGGAGCTCTTCGACCCCAACACGTCGCGCTTCTACTACTACAACGCCACCACCCAGCGCACGGTGTGGCACCGGCCGCAGGACTGCGACATCATCCCCCTGGCCAAGCTGCAGACCCTGAAGCAGAACACCGAGTCCCCCAGAGCCTCGGCTGAGAACAGCCCTGGGAGAGGCAGCGGCGTCAGCCATGATGGCAGCACCAGCTCGTCCCTGGAGCCCGAGCTGGATGCCGGCGACAAGGTGCCGGAGACTGTGGGGCGATCCAGCCGGCAGGCCGTGCTCGGGGCGGTGAAGGAGGAGAGCGGCAG TTCCTCACCGTCAGGAGGTCTCCTTGAGAAGGACTATGAAATTTACCCGGATTACAGCGCCGATGGCCACCTTCTGCACTGCAG gaCCTCCTCGCTCCGCTGGAACTCGGGCACCAAGGAGCGCATGCTCATCAAAGTTGCCGACAGGGAGCCCAGCTTCCTCTCCCCCCAGGGCAACGGCTACCCCCTGGACAGCCAGCCCAGGGGTCGCTCCCGCAGACCCTCCGGGGGACAGCACTCGCCCAGCCTACAGACCTTCACCCCCGACGCAGACAGCCCTGTCTTCTTCTCAGAGCGGAGGCCGTCGCCCTTCCCGAAGAGGGCTGAGCGAGGGAGCTGCTCCCCACTGCTGGCCCAGCCCCGCAAGCCCGCCACCGACTCTCAGCCGTCCTCCCCGCGTTATGCCTACGAGCCCCCACTCTACGAAGAGCCCCCCGTGGAGTACCAGGCCCCCATCTATGACGAGCCCCCCATGGATGTGCAGTTTGAGGCTGGTGGGGGCTATCAGGCTGGCTCGCCTCGGCGGTCTCCCAGCCGCAAGCCGCCCAAGCAGGCCTCCGCGTCGCCCTACCAGCAGCTGGTGCTCACCAGGCAGAAGTGCCCCGAGCGCTACCTGAGCCTGGAGTACAGCCCGGCCGGCAAGGAGTATGTCCGCCAGCTGGTGTATGTGGAGCAGGCCGGCTCCAGCCCCAAGCTGCGCGCGGGCCCGAGGCACAAGTACGCGCCCCACCCAGGTGGCGGTTCCCTctccctgcagcccagcccctgcctgctgcGCGACCAGCGCCTGGGGGTCACGTCCGGGGACTACAGCAGCATGGAGGGGCCCGAGCTGCGGTCTGCCCAGCCGCCCGTGCCACTGCCCCAGGCCCAGGACGATGCCATGTCCTGGTCCAGCCAGCAGGACACCATGTCCTCGACAGGCTGCTCTCCCAGCACACGCAAGAGGAAGAGCAGGAACCCCTCTGCGTGCCACGGCCCCAGCGCCCTGCCCACTGAGGGCCCCGGGGACCGCGACCCACACGGCCAGCAGCCCCTGACGGAAGAGCGGCCCCTGTGCAGCCCCAGCCTGGCGCCCACAAAGCGTGCAGAGGGCGAGGCGCGTGAAGGGGACGGGACCCGGGGCGAGGCCGAGCCCTTCCTGGCTCAGGCCCGGCTGGCCTGGGAGGCGCAGCAGGCCCACTTGCACATGAAGCAGAGGGGCAGCTGGGACTCACAGCAGGACGGCTCGGGCTACGAGAGCGACGGGGCCGTGCCGCTGCCCATGCCTGGGCCTGTGGTGCGCGCCTTCAGCGAGGATGAGGCGCTGGCCCAGCAGGAGAGCAAGCACTGGCAGAGGGGCGCCTTGGATAGGCTCGCCTTCCCCCAGGTCCTGCTCGAGAAGAGCGTCTCTGTGCAGACCAGCCTGGCCTCCCCGGAGCCCTACCTCCACCCCTCTCAG TCTGAGGACCTTGGCACCTGCGCCCAGTTCGAGAGCAGCCGGCAGACCCGGAGCGTGATGCCCAGTGCCAGCTGCGTGTTCCCCACCTTCACACTTCGCAAGCCGTCCTCGGAGACTGACATCGAGAACTGGGCCTCCAAGCACTTCAACAAACACACACAGGGCCTCTTCCGGCGGAAGGTGTCCATTGCCAACATGCTGGCGTGGAGCAGCGAGTCCATCAAGAAGCCCATGATCGTGACCAGCGACCGCCACGTGAAGAAGGAGGCCTGTGAGGTCTTCAAGCTGATCCAGATGTACATGGGCGACCGGCGCGCCAAGGCTGACCCACTGCACGTGGCCCTGGAGATCGCCACCAAGGGCTGGAGCGTCCAGGGCCTGCGGGACGAGCTCTACATCCAGCTGTGCCGGCAGACCACCGAGAACTTCCGCCTCGAGAGCCTGGCCCGCGGCTGGGAGCTCATGGCCATCTGCCTGGCCTTCTTCCCGCCCACGCCCAAGTTCCACTCCTACCTGGAGGGCTACATCTACCGGCACATGGACCCCGTCAACGACACCAAAG TGACACAGCACATGAAAGCGCTCCTGGAAAGGAACACTAAGAAGAAGTCCAAGTTGAGAAAGAAACCCAAGCCTTATGTTGAGGAGCCGGATG GGGTGGCAATAAGCACATATGCCAAGTACTGTTACCACAAGCTGCAGAAGGCAGCCCTGACTGGGGCCAAGAAG GGGCTGAAGAAGCCCAACGTGGAGGAGATCCGGCACGCCCAGAACGCCGTGTTCAGCCCGTCCCTGTTTGGCAGCGCGCTGCAGGAGGTCATGAGCATGCAGAAGGAACGCTACCCCGACCGGCAGCTGCCTTGGGTGCAGACTCGGCTGTCAGAGGAGGTGCTTGCGCTCAACGGCGACCAGACGGAAGGCATCTTCAG AGTCCCTGGGGACATTGATGAGGTGAATGCCCTGAAGCTACAGGTGGACCAGTGGAAGGTGCCTACAGGTCTGGAGGACCCCCACGTCCCAG CGTCGCTGCTGAAGCTGTGGTACCGGGAGCTGGAGGAGCCCCTGATCCCCCACGAGTTCTACGAGCAGTGCATCGCGCACTACGAGAGCCCCGAGGCCGCCGTGGCCGTGGTGCACGCGCTGCCCCGCATCAACCGCCTGGTGCTGTGCTACCTCATCCGTTTCCTCCAG GTGTTCGTGCAGCCCGCCAATGTGGCCATCACCAAGATGGACGTCAGCAACTTGGCCATGGTGATGGCGCCCAACTGCCTGCGCTGCCGCTCGGACGACCCGCGCATTATCTTTGAGAACACTCGCAAGGAGATGTCCTTCCTGCGCGTGCTCATCCAGCACCTGGACACCACCTTCATGGAGGGCGTGCTATAG